TACCTTGAAGTAGCTGTTGTGGTTTTGTGAATTCTTGTAATTAAATCCAACGCATAAAACACTTTTTGCATTATCTAGGAGTGAGCTTATGTTTTTTCTTCTTTCTGCTTCCATCCATTTCATTTCAGCATGGTAGTTATTTGATAACCATCTTTCTAATGCTCTAGTTCTCATTTTTATACGCGAGCTTCCTGGAATTGAAGCAATTCCAGAAATTGTAAAACCTTCAAAAATTGCTCTTTCTTTTAATTTTTTACTTATTTCTTTTTTGTTTTTAAAATTATCAACCATTTCTTCATTATGTATGGCATTTCTTTTAAAAGTTAATTTTGGAGAAGAAACTAATAAATTATTTAAATTTATTCAAAATAAATATATCCTAACTAAGTAAAAACAGTTAAATTATTAGTAAAGTTAATATAGAAAGAGAAGTTATTTTGGTTGATTCTAATCAAAATCAGAACACGAACTTAGGTTCTAGGCTCCAACAGGATCTTAAAAATGATCTTATAGCTGGCTTATTGGTTGTAATTCCTTTGGCAACTACTATCTGGCTCTCATCATTAGTCAGTAAGTTTGTTTTGTCCTTAGTAACCTCTGTCCCTAAGCAATTAAATCCATTTATTAATTTAAATCCCTTATTACAAGATTTAATTAATCTTACTTTAGGATTAACAGTTCCTTTATTAGCTATTTTGCTTATAGGCTTGATGGCAAGAAATTTTGTAGGAAGGTGGCTTTTAGAATTTGGTGAAGGTACGTTATCAAAAATTCCTGTAGCAGGTGCAGTTTATAAAACTCTTAAACAATTACTAGAAACTTTTTTAAGTAATAAATCTAATCGTTTTAGAAGAGTTGTTTTGGTGGAATATCCTCGTGAGGGACTTTTTAGTATAGGTTTTGTTACAGGCGATGTCGGACCCTCTCTGCAGCCAGAATTGGATGAAAAGTTGTTAAGTGTTTTTATACCAACAGCACCAAACCCAACGACTGGTTGGTACACATTAGTTCCAGAGTCTTCAGTAAAAGATTTAGAAATTTCCGTTGAAGATGCCTTTAGAACGATAATTTCAGCTGGTATAGTCAATCCAGACGAGAAAAACAATACAACAAATCCAACATTTTCAAAATTATTTTCTCAATTACGTGCCTCCACTAATACTTCTTCTTAATTAATGCATAATAATAAATCCCTCTCTAGAGAATTATCTTTAATTTCTCTAGGCCTTATAAAAGACAAAGGTGATTTTAAATTAAATAAATTTCAAATAGAAGAAAT
This sequence is a window from Prochlorococcus marinus XMU1419. Protein-coding genes within it:
- a CDS encoding DUF502 domain-containing protein, which translates into the protein MVDSNQNQNTNLGSRLQQDLKNDLIAGLLVVIPLATTIWLSSLVSKFVLSLVTSVPKQLNPFINLNPLLQDLINLTLGLTVPLLAILLIGLMARNFVGRWLLEFGEGTLSKIPVAGAVYKTLKQLLETFLSNKSNRFRRVVLVEYPREGLFSIGFVTGDVGPSLQPELDEKLLSVFIPTAPNPTTGWYTLVPESSVKDLEISVEDAFRTIISAGIVNPDEKNNTTNPTFSKLFSQLRASTNTSS